One window of Cardiocondyla obscurior isolate alpha-2009 linkage group LG20, Cobs3.1, whole genome shotgun sequence genomic DNA carries:
- the Unc80 gene encoding protein unc-80 homolog — protein MDKRRSVDGGTQEYPLPIPVQMYLWRQIRPFIRSKLGKLHEASCTSCSQQQPVLHEMKEACTSLERVLVQDLHNNLTPSLREIWRNVPRWRLIQAALPYVLHATASLLHNRKDFQTLGTMETTLLYILHWILLDSAEECAENETDASNPFFYLFSIPTMTLFIYLFAPLCNHLKDIDFKTNLRLENGLKIWPAMSECRHPDASCFTAHCRAKPRIYWSQSFKAAKHHILSHDDVFVGGNIESPPSQSTSDQSAPPSAKLIDDDQQSNWLSSPKDTVFPETIPEESSGAEDEHVVIFRLPSLSESEKMLDGVKEISTIFAGEASIFHVAMGRTTSSSRPTIEQFTIEQVTAISGLDTCKQYREKAARTDGVDKEREEKMSKTEKEAQEASKMRGSFSAQHQAADTPATEHPTGSTIIDSDVRAATFLDVATLRCLFVPQWQEEGVHWALQFFYYRLRRINEETSVQQIPRRRSNSLPIPKIEVSIYQSPESKKKDVLKDFIEVPDTRDTTTTTSTSHEGESRHTRRASEKTKKRMKMADLKAFVETKLLSKSEKALEKIGQEEPKMLFEQERHTSLDTGDDHLTSRPTSASSKPFFEAKDIDYIKHPTNLIKGKSMPSLSCLINELTAGGYVGDTRIERKQSRFYSQSYTAPNPIITVTEHTPTPSPDYMKRQGSIDSQLDVISVQGSRLCSERKPSLTRSQTDSNITYMSDEVPEVPGSACYITKEGDVDLQIVLKAIHFVALRDNTTCTPRVCEIMLNLMELLMDMGVMKYCLREEATGSNAGSGTGIDNKSETGKKQDSPTECPEYKYSSKPTAHNLLMNCVVRVLRHLGCPHGCLDGVRGPQADICRSQGQTILTKLHRASSRQFSRFLRTMMREQPLTEIMDFFHAYVGYCVDPSSLLSPLNQKRTSGKSPDATTQSGYATNFGASSGTGVGTSTGTGGNVIATASGVATSYNAGGYGSRGIEGQIMSCVFKVLVTRLVESAKQLKAQENINLYCDVRQLMTYVKEAHGGVFRRVALSGILDSADRPNKQCNSNVQTTRVIRHIHQSDLEEHADIGGDTCFTVDDRGTRKFLFKKRSTSSTCAAGSNLQSLLETELSEENVKISQSPLGNLRKKHHVLTPRQSERNLGIGEPSLGPRKSTRFQIGGIVNWFRKEYSRTDSTDSHESSESPTDGSFVRQPSFHYCHHRSASRSGRGVSLTLQKAKRRMEDQLNKIGFGKSKKKESMEETPGNYFSRKNSMELGETCRESEFVVLKERRLVPRSSVFDGMLRFSFLLETCQPGSVPDPHLMASLLDLPYAPIVSRACLILECAYLVHQCNKGHWPAWMKHNFPMFRPSVPMNNRNASTALRRVHVLQRTAGKLFYQWAEAIGARLEEFLIEDKQNVEQVTSIVSDESKQRELILEDEEEDFLDDASINNYGSQCPFALRLVACVLLLEVTAFLRETYQTLPKSSKLLTKERPPPWERMYSREANRRWSVALSSMGHSQASAQSLQSIAGDREVVAERKISFVLYEPDNESEGSSKSNVTVQGEEAQNIEKEKAKRMQAPQSRPFLLRRTTTAGAATGSFKKRSLKLRRNTKEGKDTECEAYTVKRADSIQSKRKVSSLSDRSDTSEPGIGGEVSGDESPGILSDDQPPESPSDSNETDETNKNFPWMKVLVQVANSFNFYCSHQNFCHPFCHRRQMRASSRLIKSVKKIYGEKFGILNGAGLFDIDTDKKDDKKDKRSRKISDQTSTQVSPIRRKDSVGRKYKIEKNLDGSQSGRLTQRDSSKDLVDQDSERGKESLRRITTKYVEEDKDIEPPPVLKYVRTQVKDAFHAPLATLIKGAVVMTEDLFVEVLPVAWELLLESNQEVAASAAALFIISAVRAPNQASDLMHKGLQHSNTSVRINAILRFQVLWKLRYQVWPRMEEAAHLTFKVPPPGIEFTLPSPKIGIESLPVVDPPWMPQVKTKMEEVTINQEHHRSLVTATKTRKKQQTELITKALQAQDDKKREERENFLITTIPITVQAAYEPSPVGDDHDEGNVGDEDAAETVPRNTQAHHSQSALSLFPSSLCSAIVQIINLLDDPAVSDDGNAVYEVAYQVIWSCLVEDSALFLRYVLERLTREKQELMFKILRHLIRFVPKLPQQAAFALYNYIIGYVMFYVRTPHEEGQKLIGTALSILWMVVHSVHGIMFKDLKQILRKEQCDASILLTANVPSAKKIIVHGPQDPDAGEIPSQFPVQEDTQFCQILRESLDFFNIEESKHHEYFLVDYKTHQIHNPSSYVRDYYFFKRSQLPQIELVHMKPEDAFNALQRQELRHKFVEIGKVLLTWAILKNVDMVVQRVVFLHEELMKLPSFPRKALEADLDLYKGGEIGRELLGLDVMHKFMWVRLIARMFEAMAGNFAYSGDIHLFLNVLNGAVILHSEDSCILRYVVATYINAAHNFKNIFSTNGYLLIMPTLLQLYSTHQTNKLVTTTVEYAVKQFYLMNRKPFILQMFGSVSSILDTDMISVHGEAHKVPATCLFNLLLSLETPSPDPLNIGELVKEEKPLKAIDFCYHDENEMVDVLDCISLCVMVIAYAPDSTRGQQMLIILEAILPCYVRQIQLPTYNKEGKTEKEIINQLAIAVRTLVNNSEALTKYYNGPQKSSPEHKGSSQRNYGKGPYSPGLDFEEDTHTKYIEHSKARHFYDRDEDFHKNEFRRPRDTLLNMVGDFVARCSIRLLELNKKSQDGKTIELLDSKCHVRLADIAHSLLKISPYDPITMGCRGLKRYMNDILPSTEWANDEMRPALTLILRRLDKTFSKIHKKPSIRRNTDWAAASDLLRGVYETLSKSPYIAHFQYLKTLLSTCQALIVGDNLSEDLTSASTAALMSKLPAPLPPPHFCSTVLRLIALHVISFGEGYSLENVLGGQNMFATQTRTENALLNLLIPLFLRVGTGRKDVPRLKQSDISFALTTVLNALWPPGAKPIPLMMQRPPTDTRTGSITFTTRDPKALTKTSLTLYQVAFLALKIMTICFEVELRTEWRIILRAMRLLNKRNEASTYLWNFLEFIVTHRTALYVQMLPFIVYKIGQAPISEHERNMHTIIREKINGSSTTVPKSRGALLMDLIHELKNLKQEIENRRCVEMQPEPKRSVVDMHSITEGAPRTQRPSLLMDLLTGDLGSRSHANRTPAETPVSHSTAVQSQSHSTQSNTSSTIKTTHPTQVTAPPNGTRIGSVSSTSAGSATLREASETVVEADAEQPPSTTARERRGDGDGPAKSKQSDRRQFRRITYRQASLTTFYGSKQEDFPLKKKSKESH, from the exons ATGGATAAACGAAGATCCGTGGATGGAGGCACGCAGGAATATCCTCTGCCTATTCCGGTTCAGATGTACCTTTGGCGACAAATAAG gCCGTTTATTCGATCTAAACTGGGAAAGCTTCACGAAGCTTCTTGCACg TCCTGCAGTCAACAACAACCAGTGCTTCAT GAAATGAAGGAAGCATGCACG AGTCTTGAAAGGGTTTTAGTCCAGGATCTTCATAATAATTTGACACCATCGTTAAGAGAGATATGGAGGAACGTGCCACGCTGGCGTTTGATTCAAGCCGCTCTACCTTACGTTCTCCACGCTACAGCTAGTCTTTTGCACAACAG GAAGGATTTTCAAACCCTCGGTACAATGGAAACGACTCTACTTTATATTCTACACTGGATACTCTTGGATTCAGCTGAAGAGTGCGCAGAGAACGAAACCGATGCGTCAAATccctttttctatttgttttcaATACCTACTATGACT ctCTTTATCTATTTGTTTGCACCTCTGTGCAATCATTTAAAGGACATTGATTTTAAGACAAATTTACGATTGGAGAACGGCCTAAAAATATGGCCCGCTATGTCCGAATGCCGACACCCAGACGCATCATGCTTTACGGCACATTGTCGCGCCAAACCACGAATATATTGGAGTCAATCTTTTAAAGCCGCCAAGCACCACATACTGTCGCATGATGACGTTTTCGTTGGAGGAA ATATCGAAAGTCCACCCAGTCAATCGACTTCAGATCAAAGTGCTCCACCGTCTGCGAAACTAATTGACGACGAT caACAGAGCAATTGGTTGTCGTCACCAAAGGACACTGTCTTTCCGGAAACGATACCCGAGGAAAGCTCAGGAGCAGAGGACGAGCACGtg GTAATATTCAGATTACCATCTTTAAGTGAATCAGAGAAAATGCTTGACGGGGTAAAAGAAATATCCACCATATTCGCA GGCGAGGCCAGCATCTTTCACGTCGCGATGGGCAGGACTACGAGCTCCTCAAGACCTACGATAGAGCAGTTCACGATAGAGCAAGTCACGGCAATTTCTGGACTGGACACGTGCAAGCAGTACCGCGAAAAAGCTGCGAGAACCGA cGGCGtggataaagagagagaggaaaaaatgtCTAAAACGGAAAAGGAAGCGCAGGAGGCTTCAAAGATGCGCGGAAGTTTCTCGGCACAGCATCAAGCTGCCGATACACCCGCAACCGAACACCCTACTGGTTCTACAATCATCGATTCGGACGTTCGCGCGGCAACCTTTCTGGACGTGGCAACTTTAAGATGTCTATTCGTACCTCAATGGCAAGAGGAAGGTGTTCATTGggctttgcaatttttttattaccg GCTACGAAGAATCAACGAAGAAACCTCAGTGCAACAGATACCTCGTCGCCGAAGCAATTCTTTGCCTATACCAAAAATCGAAGTCTCGATTTACCAGAGCCCCGAGAGTAAGAAAAAGGACGTGTTAAAAGACTTCATAGAAGTGCCTGACACCCGGGATACTACTACGACGACGAGTACGT CTCACGAAGGCGAATCGAGGCATACCAGACGCGCCAGCGAGAAAACGAAGAAACGCATGAAGATGGCTGATCTGAAAGCCTTCGTGGAGACAAAACTTCTCTCGAAATCGGAAAAGGCACTTGAGAAAATTGGCCAAGAAGAACCCAAGATGTTATTCGAAcag GAACGCCATACGAGTCTCGATACCGGAGACGACCACTTGACTTCAAGACCAACCTCAGCCAGTTCAAAGCCGTTTTTTGAGGCCAAAGATATTGATTACATAAAACATCCTACAAATCTAATCAAAGGGAAGAGTATGCCGAGTTTAAG CTGCTTGATTAACGAGCTGACCGCGGGAGG GTACGTAGGCGATACCCGCATCGAGAGGAAGCAGAGTCGATTTTATAGTCAATCCTACACCGCCCCGAACCCTATTATCACCGTCACGGAACACACGCCAACTCCATCCCCCGATTACATGAAACGTCAG GGGTCTATCGACAGTCAATTAGACGTCATCAGCGTTCAAGGTAGCCGTTTGTGTTCCGAGAGAAAGCCAAGTCTTACGAGGTCTCAAACGGATTCCAACATTACATATATGAGTGACGAGGTGCCGGAGGTACCGGGCTCTGCGTGTTATATCACCAAAGAAGGCGATGTCGATCTTCAAATTGTCTTGAAG GCGATACACTTCGTCGCTTTGCGAGATAATACCACTTGTACGCCGCGAGTTTGCGAAATTATGTTAAACTTGATGGAACTGTTGATGGACATGGGGGTGATGAAGTATTGCCTTCGAGAGGAAGCTACCGGCAGTAACGCGG GATCCGGCACGGGAATCGACAATAAATCAGAAACGGGAAAGAAGCAGGATTCGCCAACAGAATGCCcggaatataaatattcaagcAAACCTACCGCCCATAACCTTCTCATGAATTGTGTAGTTAGAGTGTTGCGTCATCTAGGCTGTCCCCACGGTTGTTTGGACGGAGTACGCGGGCCTCAAGCCGATATATGCCGTTCTCAAGGACAAACTATCTTGACGAAGCTGCACCGCGCAAGTTCCCGACAATTCTCACGGTTTCTGCGAACGATGATGCGAGAGCAGCCGCTGACGGAAATCATGGACTTCTTTCACGCGTACGTCGGATACTGCGTGGATCCGAGTTCATTGTTATCGCCGCTCA ATCAGAAAAGAACGTCGGGAAAATCACCCGATGCGACCACCCAAAGTGGATACGCGACGAATTTCGGTGCGAGCTCGGGTACCGGCGTCGGTACCTCGACTGGAACCGGAGGGAACGTTATCGCGACGGCGAgtggcgtcgcgacgtcgtaCAATGCCGGTGGTTACGGATCTCGCGGTATCGAGGGACAAATCATGTCCTGCGTGTTCAAGGTACTGGTCACGCGTCTCGTCGAATCCGCGAAACAGCTGAAAGCGCAAGAGAACATCAATCTTTACTGCGACGTGCGCCAACTGATGACATACGTTAAGGAGGCGCACGGCGGCGTCTTCCGAAGAGTGGCTTTAAGCGGAATCCTCGACTCCGCGGATCGGCCGAACAAACAATGTAACAGCAACGTGCAAACTACGCGCGTAATAAG acaTATCCATCAATCGGATTTAGAAGAACACGCAGATATCGGAGGAGACACGTGTTTCACCGTTGACGACAGAGGCACGCGGAAATTCCTCTTCAAGAAAAGAAGCACGTCGTCCACTTGCGCT GCGGGATCGAATTTGCAGAGTCTCCTCGAGACGGAATTAAGCGAGGAGAACGTGAAGATTAGTCAAAGTCCGCTGGGTAATCTGCGGAAGAAACATCACGTATTAACGCCCAGGCAAAGCGAGCGTAATCTAGGTATCGGCGAGCCTTCTCTGGGACCTCGGAAGTCGACGAGATTTCAAATTGGCGGTATCG TCAACTGGTTCCGGAAGGAGTACAGTCGAACCGATTCGACTGATAGTCACGAAAGCAGCGAGTCACCCACAGACGGCAGCTTTGTTAGGCAACCCAGCTTTCACTACTGTCATCATCGCAGCGCGTCGCGAAGTGGACGTGG AGTTAGTCTAACTCTGCAGAAAGCGAAACGTCGAATGGAAGATCAGTTGAATAAAATCGGTTTTGGAAAGagtaagaagaaagagagcATGGAAGAGACGCCCGGAAATT attttagcCGAAAAAACTCTATGGAGCTCGGTGAGACTTGCAGGGAATCTGAGTTCGTTGTGCTGAAAGAACGAAGATTAGTACCTCGCAGTTCCGTATTCGACGGAATGTTACGATTCTCGTTTCTTCTGGAGACCTGTCAACCCGGCTCTGTTCCCGATCCCCATTTGATGGCGTCGCTCCTAgatctc cCGTACGCGCCGATAGTATCTCGCGCTTGCCTCATACTAGAATGCGCATACTTGGTGCATCAGTGTAACAAAGGACACTGGCCTGCATGGATGAAACACAATTTTCCCATGTTTCGACCATCCGTGCCGATGAACAATCGTAATGCTTCTACCGCACTAAGACGCGTTCACGTACTACAACGCACCGCaggaaaattgttttatcaaTGGGCAGAg gCTATCGGGGCGCGCTTAGAAGAATTTTTGATCGAAGACAAGCAAAATGTAGAGCAGGTAACAAGCATAGTGTCCGACGAAAGCAAAcagagagaattaattttggaaGACGAAGAGGAAGATTTTCTTGACGACG ctagtataaataattatggaTCCCAATGTCCTTTCGCATTGCGTCTCGTCGCTTGCGTTTTGCTGCTGGAAGTGACGGCGTTTTTAAGGGAAACTTACCAAACTCTGCCCAAGTCCAGCAAGCTGTTGACGAAAGAACGTCCTCCGCCTTGGGAAAGAATGTACAGCCGAGAAGCAAACCGACGATGGAGCGTGGCTTTGTCGTCCATGGGTCATTCGCAGGCTTCTGCGCAAAGTCTTCAATCCATTGCTGGCGATCGTGAAGTTGTCG cggAGCGCAAGATCAGTTTTGTTCTCTACGAACCTGATAACGAGTCCGAGGGTAGCAGCAAGTCCAACGTTACGGTTCAAGGCGAAGAAGCGCAAAAtatcgaaaaggaaaaagcgaAAAGGATGCAGGCGCCTCAAAGTAGACCATTTCTCCTTCGTCGCACCACTACTGCCGGCGCAGCAACTGGCTCGTTTAAAAAACGAAGCCTTAAACTTCGTCGTAATACCAAAGAGGGCAAGGATACAGAGTGTGAGGCct ATACGGTAAAACGTGCAGATTCAATTCAGTCTAAGAGAAAAGTAAGCTCGCTTTCCGATAGAAGCGACACATCTGAACCCGGCATTGGTGGCGAAGTCAGCGGTGACGAATCGCCAGGCATTCTGAGCGATGATCAGCCACCGGAGAGTCCAAGCGACAGCAACGAGACCGACGAGACTAATAAGAATTTCCCATGGATGAAGGTCCTCGTGCAAGTCGCCAATTCcttcaatttttattgctCCCATCAGAACTTTTGCCATCCTTTCTGCCATCGGCGGCAAATGCGCGCTAGCAGCAGACTGATTAAATCAGTGAAGAAAATCTACGGAGAGAAATTTGGAATATTAAATGGCGCAGGTTTATTTGATATCGACACTGATAAGAAAGACGACAAAAAAGATAAACGCAGTCGCAAAATATCTGATCAAACCAGCACGCAGGTATCACCTATTCGAAGAAAAGACAGCGTGGGACGCAAGTACAA gatagaaaaaaatctgGATGGCTCTCAATCCGGCCGATTAACTCAAAGAGATTCGTCAAAGGATCTCGTGGATCAGGACTCTGAAAGGGGCAAGGAATCTTTAAGGAGAATTACGACCAAGTATGTTGAAGAGGATAAAGATATAGAGCCACCGCCGGTTCTGAAATACGTAAGGACTCAGGTGAAAGATGCCTTTCACGCACCTTTGGCCACTTTAATCAAGGGAGCGGTGGTCATGACGGAAGACTTGTTTGTGGAGGTACTGCCTGTCGCATGGGAGCTTCTATTAGAATCCAATCAAGAAGTTGCCGCATCAGCTGCGgcactttttattatatcagcCGTGCGAGCACCAAATCAGGCCAGCGATTTGATGCACAAGGGCCTTCAACACAGTAACACCAGCGTGCGCATCAACGCGATTTTGCGATTTCAAGTTCTGTGGAAGTTGCGGTATCAAGTGTGGCCGCGGATGGAGGAAGCGGCGCATTTAACTTTCAAAGTACCACCGCCAGGAATTGAATTTACTTTACCGTCGCCGAAAATTGGAATCGAATCTCTACCGGTGGTCGATCCGCCCTGGATGCCTCAAGTCAAAACCAAAATGGAAGAAGTCACTATCAATCAAGAACATCAC AGATCTTTAGTGACAGCGACAAAAACCCGGAAAAAGCAGCAAACCGAGCTGATCACGAAGGCCCTTCAGGCACAGGATGACAAAAAgcgggaggaaagagaaaacttTCTTATTACGACGATACCGATTACCGTGCAAGCCGCTTACGAGCCAAGTCCAGTGGGTGACGATCACGACGAAg GTAATGTAGGGGACGAAGACGCAGCTGAGACCGTTCCAAGGAACACCCAAGCGCATCACAGTCAGTCGGCACTCTCGTTATTTCCTTCATCCCTGTGCTCAGCGATtgttcaaattattaatttgctgGACGATCCTGCAGTTTCCGATGACGGAAACGCGGTGTACGAAGTAGCATATCAg gtgatTTGGAGCTGCTTGGTGGAAGACAGCGCTTTATTTCTTCGATACGTATTAGAACGTCTCACGAGAGAGAAACAAGAATTGATGTTCAAGATTTTGCGACACCTTATTAGATTCGTACCAAAATTGCCGCAACAGGCTGCGTTCGCgctttacaattatattattggaTATGTCATGTTTTACGTGCGCACTCCGCACGAGGAAggtcaaaaattaattggaacCGCGCTGTCAATTCTGTGGAtg GTGGTGCACAGCGTACACGGCATTATGTTTAAGgatttaaaacaaattctGCGGAAGGAACAGTGCGATGCGTCAATTCTACTTACCGCGAATGTTCCATCGGCGAAAAAGATCATCGTTCATGGTCCACAGGATCCCGACGCCGGGGAAATACCTTCGCAATTTCCGGTACAAGAAGACACACAGTTTTGCCAGATACTCCGAGAGTCTTTGGACTTTTTTAACATCGAAGAATCGAAGCATCACGAGTATTTCCTCGTAGACTACAAAACGC ATCAAATACACAATCCGTCGTCCTATGTCAGAGATTACTACTTTTTCAAGAGATCGCAATTACCGCAAATCGAACTCGTGCACATGAAGCCGGAGGATGCATTCAATGCGCTGCAACGGCAGGAATTGAGACATAAATTTGTAGAAATAGGAAAGGTGCTGTTGACTTGGGCGATTCTGAAGAATGTCGATATGGTAGTGCAGAGAGTTGTGTTTCTTCACGAAGAGCTCATGAAGCTGCCGTCATTCCCACGTAAAGCGCTCGAAGCAGACTTGGATCTTTACAAAGGTGGCGAGATTGGAAGG GAGCTTCTTGGGCTGGATGTAATGCATAAATTTATGTGGGTAAGATTAATCGCCCGCATGTTTGAAGCCATGGCCGGCAATTTTGCGTATTCCGGCGACATACATCTCTTTTTGAACGTTTTGAATGGCGCTGTGATCCTTCACAGCGAAGACTCTTGTATTTTACGCTACGTCGTGGCGACTTACATAAACGCAgcacataattttaaaaatattttctcgacaAATGGTTACCTGTTGATTATGCCGACATTATTGCAACTGTATTCAACCCATCAGACGAACAAGCTCGTAACAACCACCGTTGAGTACGCTGTCAAACAATTCTATCTCATGAACAGGAAGCCTTTTATTCTACAGATGTTTGGCAGCGTTTCGAGCATATTAGATACGGATATGATAAGCGTCCACGGTGAAGCTCACAAG GTTCCGGCTACGTGTCTGTTTAATTTGTTGCTGAGTTTGGAAACTCCGTCGCCAGATCCACTCAATATCGGAGAATtggtgaaagaagaaaagcctTTAAAAGCAATAGACTTTTGTTACCACGATGAAAACGAAATGGTCGACGTGCTCGATTGCATATCTCTCTGCGTAATGGTAATAGCTTACGCACCTGACTCGACCAGAGGCCAACAGATGCTA ataatATTGGAAGCCATATTGCCGTGTTACGTTCGGCAAATTCAATTGCCCACATATAATAAAGAAGGGAAAACGGAAAAGGagataattaatcaattggcAATTGCAGTTAGGACATTAGTCAACAATTCCGAAGCACTGAccaa ATATTATAACGGTCCCCAAAAATCGAGTCCCGAACACAAAGGTTCCAGCCAAAGAAATTACGGGAAAGGTCCATATTCGCCGGGATTAGATTTCGAAGAAGACACGCATACGAAGTATATAGAGCATTCGAAAGCGCGACACTTTTACGACCGCGACGAGGACTTCCACAAGAATGAATTTAGACGGCCGCGCGATACTTTGTTAAATATGGTCGGAGATTTCGTGGCTCGGTGTTCCATTCGTTTGTTAGAGCTTAACAAAAAATCTCAGGATGGAAAGACTATCGAGTTATTAGATTCGAAGTGCCACGTG cGTCTAGCTGACATCGCTCATAGTCTTCTAAAGATTTCCCCTTACGATCCGATCACCATGGGTTGTCGTGGTCTCAAACGATACATGAACGACATTCTTCCTTCAACCGAGTGGGCGAATGACGAGATGAGACCGGCGTTGACGCTAATTCTCAGGAGATTGGATAAAACCTTTAGTAAGATACACAAAAAGCCATCGATTAGAAGAAACACCGACTGGGCCGCCGCCAGTGATCTTTTGAGAGGAGTTTACGAGACTCTGTCCAAGTCCCCGTACATCGCGcactttcaatatttaaagacATTGCTGTCTACTTGCCAG GCCTTAATCGTCGGGGACAATCTATCTGAGGATCTGACGTCGGCTTCTACAGCTGCTTTGATGAGCAAACTACCCGCGCCACTTCCACCGCCGCATTTTTGCTCGACGGTATTACGTTTGATCGCTCTACACGTGATATCATTTGGTGAAGGATACTCATTAGAAAATGTTCTCGGGGGTCAAAACATGTTCGCCACGCAGACTCGCACAGAAAACGCCCTGCTGAATTTGTTAATACCGTTGTTTCTTCGCGTGGGAACTGGGAGAAAag ACGTACCGAGATTAAAACAATCTGATATCTCTTTCGCTCTAACGACTGTCTTAAACGCCCTTTGGCCGCCGGGGGCGAAGCCAATACCACTGATGATGCAGAGACCACCGACAGACACGAGAACCGGAAGTATAACGTTCACTACGAGGGATCCGAAAGCTTTAACAAAAACGTCATTAACGTTATACCAAGTCGCGTTTCTAG cgCTTAAAATAATGACAATATGTTTCGAAGTTGAATTAAGAACGGAGTGGCGGATAATTTTGCGAGCGATGCGTCTTTTAAACAAGCGCAACGAAGCCTCCACGTATCTCTGGAATTTCCTTGAATTTATTGTGACCCACCGTACAGCTTTGTACGTTCAAATGCTTCCGTTCATCGTTTACAAAATCGGACAAGCGCCGATATCCGAGCACGAACGTAACATGCACACCATCATACGCGAGAAGATCAATGGCAGCAGTACAACGGTGCCGAAATCGCGAGGCGCATTGTTAATGGATCTTATTCACGAGTTAAAAAACCTGAAGCAAGAGATTGAGAATCGGAGATGCg TGGAAATGCAGCCGGAACCTAAGAGAAGCGTGGTGGATATGCATTCGATCACCGAAGGCGCGCCACGTACTCAAAGACCATCTCTGTTAATGGATCTTCTAACTGGCGATCTAGGATCGAGATCCCATGCGAATCGCACTCCCGCCGAGACACCGGTGTCTCACTCCACAGCAGTTCAATCGCAGTCTCATTCGACCCAATCTAACACGAGTAGCACTATTAAAACGACGCATCCGACTCAAGTAACAGCACCGCCGAACGGCACTCGCATTG GATCCGTATCGAGCACCAGTGCTGGATCGGCTACTCTTCGTGAAGCAAGCGAGACAGTCGTGGAAGCCGATGCCGAGCAGCCACCATCGACGACAg CTAGGGAACGGAG GGGAGACGGTGACGGGCCAGCTAAGTCCAAGCAGTCCGATCGAAGACAGTTCCGGAGAATTACGTACAGACAGGCCTCGCTTACAACGTTCTATGGGTCAAAGCAAGAAGACTTTCCGCTTAAGAAAAAGTCGAAAGAGTCACATTGA
- the LOC139110318 gene encoding uncharacterized protein, with protein sequence MQSIMSESFVRGLLYKIIVEVLDVIDRRAEDEKSWEQHVNEETSDAQLEYVRGEPQGNERPSANYNKAEEIELITKIVDDLRDIRIGDSRYVLPPSLLAVERQVKRAACNVDDAPLTNPTTDVEIERTTRGQGDIHQIVHTAILESPAELTEEAKIIQRKKEGETINEGANVSVGLLQQLIGDLENKEVSTRSEDEAVSNPVSKEHIVIWEETEERFVKVVESNVSDAHESTTGSLRGNELIGRYRVDELKHDEELRSHSSQHVASLKEIDLDQVPIKKRRSNSLSSLKSFRDDGNATVDQILPIDDAEKRRTFNETTAKKKKKRAFGNQLRKLFRAAFGRRKN encoded by the exons ATGCAATCAATCATGTCAGAGTCATTCGTGAGAGGACTGCTGTACAAGATAATAGTGGAAGTTCTGGACGTTATAGATCGCCGTGCGGAGGACG aAAAATCCTGGGAACAGCATGTCAACGAGGAAACAAGCGATGCTCAATTGGAATATGTACGTGGTGAGCCGCAAGGAAACGAACGTCCGTCCGCAAATTACAACAAGGCTGAAGAGATAGAACTGATCACGAAGATAGTTGACGATTTGCGCGACATACGGATCGGAGATTCCCGATATGTACTTCCGCCTTCGTTGTTAGCGGTGGAGAGACAG GTGAAACGTGCCGCGTGCAACGTCGACGATGCACCACTCACGAATCCAACGACTGACGTCGAAATTGAACGCACGACCCGAGGCCAAGGCGACATCCACCAAATCGTGCACACGGCGATCTTGGAATCACCGGCTGAGCTGACGGAAGAGGCGAAGATAAttcagagaaagaaagaaggcgAAACTATCAACGAGGGAGCCAACGTGTCCGTCGGCCTGTTGCAGCAGCTGATCGGTGATCTGGAGAACAAAGAGGTCTCGACTCGTTCCGAGGATGAAGCCGTTTCAAATCCGGTTAGCAAGGAACACATTGTCATCTGGGAGGAGACGGAAGAGCGATTCGTCAAGGTCGTCGAGAGCAACGTGAGCGACGCGCACGAAAGTACAACTGGGAGTCTTCGAGGCAACGAATTAATCGGCCGCTATCGCGTCGACGAATTGAAGCACGATGAAGAACTTAGGTCTCACTCGAGTCAACACGTGGCTTCCTTGAAAGAAATCGATCTCGATCAAGTTCCGATTAAAAAGCGCAGGTCGAACTCGTTGTCGTCGCTGAAATCATTCCGCGACGACGGCAACGCGACCGTAGATCAGATACTGCCTATCGACGACGCGGAGAAGCGAAGAACTTTTAACGAAACGACagcgaaaaagaagaagaaaagagccTTCGGCAATCAATTGAGGAAACTCTTTCGCGCCGCGTTTGGTCGCCGAAAGAATTGA